One genomic segment of Pedobacter endophyticus includes these proteins:
- a CDS encoding transmembrane 220 family protein — protein sequence MKIINILFCILFIISAALQYNDPDPYVWVPIYLYGAWLCFEYSRQKYYPKLYLLGISVYLIYAAFLFFDKTGVINWYEDHQAENIAMSMKASKPWIEETREFGGLLILIVVLAVDYFASKPDTKAK from the coding sequence TTGAAAATCATTAATATTCTTTTCTGCATCCTGTTTATCATTTCTGCAGCTTTGCAGTACAACGATCCTGATCCGTATGTTTGGGTGCCTATTTACCTGTATGGTGCATGGCTTTGCTTTGAGTATAGCAGACAGAAATATTATCCCAAGCTCTATCTATTGGGGATTTCTGTTTACCTCATTTATGCTGCATTTTTATTTTTTGATAAAACGGGCGTAATTAACTGGTATGAAGATCATCAGGCCGAAAACATTGCAATGAGCATGAAAGCATCGAAGCCTTGGATTGAAGAAACCCGTGAGTTTGGCGGCCTGCTCATCCTTATTGTTGTTTTGGCTGTCGATTATTTCGCGTCCAAACCGGACACGAAGGCAAAGTGA
- a CDS encoding LLM class flavin-dependent oxidoreductase, whose translation MDTSILKNIPYSVLDLATVLDGHTAADTFKASLEIAQQSERLGYKRYWFAEHHNMAGVASSATSVLIGFIAGGTSTIRVGSGGIMLPNHSPLIVAEQFGTLASLYPNRIDLGLGRAPGTDQVTAIAIRGENFQAVHNFPRDIDRLHQYFSADNAKSSVRAIPGEGLDIPIWVLGSSTDSARLAAEKGLPYAFASHFAPTYFEQAIAIYRNNFKPSKFLSEPYVMACVNVVAADTDAAAERLSSSVKRMFLGVITGRREMLKPAVDNFDAQWDNLERDAVEQMLFYSFIGSKETIAANLKSFVAKHGVNEVMSTSHIYDHQAKLHSNRLFAEVFDV comes from the coding sequence ATGGATACTTCGATATTAAAAAATATACCTTACTCAGTTTTAGACCTGGCCACCGTTTTGGATGGTCACACTGCCGCCGATACTTTTAAAGCCAGTTTGGAGATTGCACAACAATCAGAACGATTAGGTTACAAGCGTTATTGGTTTGCAGAACATCACAATATGGCGGGGGTAGCCAGTTCTGCAACGTCTGTTTTAATTGGTTTTATTGCGGGCGGTACCTCAACAATCCGCGTAGGGTCGGGTGGCATTATGTTGCCCAATCATTCGCCACTTATTGTTGCAGAGCAGTTCGGCACGTTGGCATCACTCTATCCCAACCGGATCGATTTAGGACTCGGCAGAGCCCCGGGTACCGATCAGGTTACGGCCATAGCCATAAGAGGAGAAAACTTTCAGGCTGTACACAATTTTCCGAGAGATATCGACAGACTTCATCAATATTTTTCTGCTGATAATGCCAAATCGAGCGTAAGGGCAATTCCGGGTGAGGGGTTGGATATCCCGATCTGGGTTTTAGGATCGAGTACCGATAGTGCAAGGTTAGCTGCAGAAAAGGGGTTACCTTATGCTTTTGCAAGCCATTTTGCACCAACTTATTTTGAGCAGGCTATTGCCATTTACCGCAATAACTTTAAACCTTCGAAGTTTTTAAGCGAGCCTTATGTAATGGCTTGTGTAAATGTGGTTGCTGCTGATACCGATGCCGCCGCCGAACGGTTATCTAGTTCGGTAAAAAGAATGTTCCTCGGCGTAATTACGGGTAGGAGAGAGATGCTGAAACCCGCTGTCGATAATTTTGATGCACAATGGGATAACCTCGAAAGAGATGCGGTTGAGCAAATGCTTTTTTATTCTTTTATAGGAAGTAAAGAAACGATAGCAGCAAACCTTAAAAGTTTTGTGGCCAAACATGGCGTAAATGAAGTAATGAGTACCTCGCACATTTACGATCATCAGGCAAAACTGCATTCCAATCGCCTTTTTGCAGAAGTGTTTGATGTTTAG
- a CDS encoding alpha/beta hydrolase, protein MKRNLFLKAFLLVLTIFSNVASAATVDTVLTHSKAMKKNIKAVVIKPESYSNDKRFPVLYLLHGAGGKYGEWINKTPDKETVKRLADRYNMVVVCPDGGVTSWYFDSPVDPTYKYETYVASELVEYIDGHYSTIKDRAGRAITGLSMGGHGGLYLAFRHQDVFGACGSMSGGVDIRPFPENWDLAKRLGKYSEHPQNWEANTVINLTHLLTPNKLAIIFDCGYSDFFYKVNVDLHNKLLDRNIPHDFTVRPGGHTWDYWQNAVAYQMLFFSNFFNRTN, encoded by the coding sequence ATGAAAAGAAACCTATTTTTAAAAGCCTTTTTACTTGTCTTAACAATTTTTTCTAACGTTGCATCTGCGGCCACTGTCGATACCGTGCTCACGCATAGCAAAGCGATGAAAAAAAACATTAAGGCGGTTGTTATCAAACCAGAAAGTTATAGTAACGACAAACGGTTTCCGGTGCTGTATCTGCTTCACGGTGCCGGCGGAAAATATGGCGAATGGATTAATAAAACGCCTGATAAAGAAACTGTTAAACGGCTTGCCGATCGATACAATATGGTGGTTGTTTGTCCGGATGGTGGCGTAACAAGCTGGTATTTTGATAGTCCGGTGGATCCGACTTACAAGTATGAAACTTATGTAGCTTCTGAGCTGGTTGAATACATCGATGGGCATTACTCCACAATAAAGGATCGTGCCGGTCGGGCAATTACGGGGTTAAGCATGGGCGGACACGGTGGCCTGTATCTTGCGTTTAGGCATCAGGATGTTTTTGGCGCTTGTGGTAGCATGAGTGGTGGTGTCGACATTCGGCCGTTTCCCGAAAACTGGGATCTTGCCAAAAGACTGGGAAAGTACAGTGAACATCCCCAGAATTGGGAGGCCAATACAGTGATCAATTTAACGCATTTGCTAACGCCGAATAAACTGGCCATTATTTTCGATTGTGGCTACAGCGACTTCTTTTACAAGGTAAATGTCGATCTTCATAATAAATTGCTTGATAGAAATATCCCTCACGATTTTACGGTGAGACCGGGCGGTCACACCTGGGATTACTGGCAAAATGCTGTTGCTTACCAAATGCTATTTTTTAGCAATTTCTTCAATAGAACGAACTAG
- a CDS encoding arylsulfatase has protein sequence MKSKKLFLSLAVVSGSALIFLSAFDKNPKKAKTEVKAERPNIVVILADDMGFSDAGCYGGEINTPNIDFLANNGLRYREFYNTSRCCPTRASLLTGLYNQQAGIGKMTEAENEPGYLGRLADNSVTIAEVLKTAGYNTAMSGKWHVSNTFVQNDPKEQLAWLNHQKDYGDFSPISQYPTSRGFDQFFGTIWGVVDFFDPFSLVSGTKPIKNVPKDYYQTDAINDTAVAYINSWKKSQKPFFLYVAQNAPHWPLQAKPEDIAKYKDTYKGGWDVIREARYKKMAKLGLIDTNTTKLSKPLPRATSWENNPDKVWDAEAMAVHAAMIDRMDQGIGRIIDALRKTGKLDNTIIVFLSDNGASPENAAAYGAGFDRPSETRTGSPIIYATKKQAMPGPQTTYSSIGKVWANVANTPYQYAKAESFEGGIHTPMVAFWPKGIKAQKGGFSNQRGHVMDFMKTFIDLAGAKYPATYKGKTIKPTPGISLVPSFEGKDNAGHEVLFNEHFGARYARSGNWKLVSLSNDTTWHLFDLSKDKTEVNDVAKQNPQKVAELKALWKDWANTNQVFPKPGRGK, from the coding sequence CTGAAGTCAAGGCAGAAAGGCCAAATATTGTGGTTATCCTGGCCGATGATATGGGTTTTTCTGATGCCGGATGCTACGGCGGAGAAATCAATACACCGAATATAGATTTTCTGGCAAATAATGGCCTGCGATACAGAGAATTTTATAACACCTCGAGGTGTTGCCCAACCCGGGCTTCGTTATTAACGGGATTGTATAATCAGCAGGCCGGAATTGGCAAAATGACCGAGGCGGAAAATGAGCCGGGTTATTTAGGCCGCCTTGCAGATAATAGCGTAACCATTGCCGAAGTTCTAAAAACAGCAGGATACAATACCGCAATGTCGGGCAAGTGGCATGTTTCAAACACATTTGTACAGAACGACCCGAAAGAACAACTGGCCTGGTTAAATCACCAAAAAGATTATGGCGATTTTTCGCCAATAAGCCAATATCCAACCAGCAGAGGTTTCGATCAGTTTTTTGGTACCATTTGGGGCGTGGTCGATTTCTTCGATCCATTTAGTTTGGTGAGCGGAACCAAGCCGATTAAAAATGTTCCCAAAGATTATTATCAAACTGATGCCATCAACGATACGGCCGTTGCATACATCAATTCATGGAAAAAGTCGCAAAAGCCGTTTTTCCTTTATGTAGCTCAAAATGCGCCGCACTGGCCGTTGCAGGCTAAGCCGGAAGATATCGCAAAATATAAAGACACCTACAAAGGCGGTTGGGACGTAATTCGCGAAGCACGGTATAAAAAAATGGCTAAACTTGGCCTGATCGATACCAACACCACCAAATTGTCTAAACCTTTGCCTCGTGCCACCAGCTGGGAAAACAATCCCGATAAAGTTTGGGATGCAGAGGCAATGGCTGTTCACGCCGCCATGATCGATAGAATGGATCAGGGAATTGGAAGAATTATCGATGCCTTGCGTAAAACAGGGAAGCTGGACAATACGATTATTGTGTTCCTTTCAGACAATGGCGCAAGCCCCGAAAATGCGGCGGCCTATGGTGCGGGCTTCGATCGCCCAAGCGAAACGCGAACTGGCTCACCAATTATTTATGCCACCAAAAAACAAGCTATGCCGGGTCCGCAAACCACCTATAGTTCTATCGGTAAGGTTTGGGCAAACGTGGCTAACACGCCATATCAGTACGCCAAAGCCGAATCGTTTGAGGGAGGAATTCACACGCCGATGGTTGCTTTTTGGCCAAAAGGTATAAAAGCTCAAAAAGGCGGTTTCAGCAACCAACGCGGCCATGTGATGGACTTTATGAAAACCTTTATCGACTTGGCGGGGGCAAAGTACCCTGCAACTTATAAAGGCAAAACGATTAAGCCAACACCGGGAATCAGCCTTGTTCCATCGTTCGAAGGTAAAGACAATGCAGGCCACGAAGTGCTTTTTAACGAACATTTTGGTGCCCGATATGCAAGGTCTGGAAATTGGAAACTGGTTTCACTCAGTAACGATACCACCTGGCACCTGTTCGACCTCTCGAAAGATAAGACAGAAGTGAACGATGTTGCAAAGCAAAATCCACAAAAAGTTGCGGAACTTAAAGCGCTTTGGAAAGATTGGGCCAATACCAACCAGGTGTTCCCAAAACCGGGCCGCGGGAAATAA